In one window of bacterium DNA:
- the rnc gene encoding ribonuclease III: MTSDPDLAALAERLGYSFTQPSLLVEAVTHRSWCADHAGASSNERLEFLGDAVLALVVTDHVYAAYPQMAEGQLAPLRAEVVRAETLADLAIELQLGKALRLGRGEEASGGREKQSILSDAMEAVIGAVYLDAPWEVLTDLVRGWLADRIAAAAEGPGIRDFKTRLQEYCARSGLDALEYRLSEKGPDHAKQFLAVVYMNGVERGRGEGRSKKQAEQAAAASTWQTLDSGAVAAGAGAAS, encoded by the coding sequence CTGACTTCCGATCCCGACCTCGCAGCTCTAGCCGAACGCCTCGGCTACAGCTTCACCCAGCCCAGCTTGCTGGTGGAGGCGGTGACCCATCGATCTTGGTGTGCCGACCACGCCGGGGCTTCCTCCAACGAGCGACTGGAGTTCTTGGGCGATGCAGTGTTGGCCCTGGTGGTGACCGATCACGTATACGCCGCCTACCCCCAGATGGCCGAGGGCCAATTGGCTCCCCTGCGAGCTGAGGTGGTCCGAGCCGAGACACTGGCCGATCTGGCCATTGAGCTTCAGCTGGGCAAGGCTCTCCGCCTCGGGCGGGGTGAAGAGGCGTCTGGAGGGCGGGAGAAGCAGTCGATTCTCTCTGATGCCATGGAGGCGGTGATCGGCGCGGTCTACCTGGATGCTCCCTGGGAGGTTCTGACCGATCTGGTCCGGGGATGGCTGGCCGATCGCATCGCTGCGGCGGCCGAGGGCCCCGGTATCCGAGACTTCAAGACCAGATTGCAGGAGTACTGCGCCCGCAGCGGCTTAGATGCCCTGGAGTATCGCCTGTCGGAGAAGGGTCCCGACCACGCCAAGCAATTCCTCGCCGTTGTGTACATGAACGGCGTGGAGCGGGGAAGAGGCGAGGGCCGGTCCAAGAAGCAGGCCGAGCAGGCCGCAGCGGCCTCAACCTGGCAGACCCTGGACTCTGGGGCGGTCGCCGCCGGGGCCGGAGCAGCCTCGTGA
- a CDS encoding trypsin-like peptidase domain-containing protein, with translation MSNGPEDPRSEWDPLGWELEDSNEQPRNVPAPREVEVVEWLPQASPPPQPRNPAVIMLVASVLLAVLGLVGIGIGVGSIFFNRDALPPEIVVVSGPQVVSAPAGGPTLQAPLVVAPSDQTPSGESPGADQLPSPLVPDDPVVAVARAVIPSVVLIQVKGPDFEDPEIAPEFPPEDWEPGDELPEEFELPDPEPRGGQGSGIIYDSSGHILTNAHVLGDAETVRVQFADGTRAEGVVVGTAPAIDVGLIRVDTEMALTPAVFADRTTVEVGQLAVAVGSPFGLQQSVTSGIVSAVGRAIREGTGDGAFVEMIQTDAPINPGNSGGALANRAGQVIGVNTLIRTGGSFGNIGLGFAIPSDIALNIVQRILNGESTELGYLGVYGTDPEIGHPGALVVEVEPDTPAERAGMMEGDLIILIDNEVVSTFTELAAKVQFRVPGTEVELEVVRDDEHITLTVVIGSRPSVEDPEDEE, from the coding sequence ATGAGCAACGGACCGGAAGATCCCCGGTCGGAGTGGGATCCCCTAGGGTGGGAACTGGAGGACTCAAACGAGCAACCCAGGAATGTGCCTGCGCCGCGCGAGGTAGAAGTGGTGGAGTGGCTGCCCCAAGCCAGCCCACCGCCTCAACCCCGCAATCCCGCAGTGATCATGCTGGTGGCTTCGGTGCTGCTGGCCGTATTGGGTCTGGTTGGCATCGGAATCGGCGTGGGCAGCATCTTCTTCAACCGGGACGCTCTGCCTCCTGAGATTGTGGTGGTCTCGGGTCCGCAGGTGGTGAGTGCCCCAGCCGGAGGGCCGACCTTGCAAGCTCCGCTGGTGGTTGCGCCCTCCGACCAGACACCGTCAGGCGAATCCCCTGGCGCCGACCAACTACCTAGCCCGCTGGTACCTGATGACCCGGTGGTGGCGGTAGCCCGAGCGGTCATTCCCTCGGTGGTGCTCATTCAGGTGAAGGGACCTGATTTCGAAGATCCCGAGATTGCTCCCGAATTTCCCCCTGAGGACTGGGAGCCTGGGGACGAGCTTCCTGAAGAATTCGAGCTTCCCGATCCGGAGCCAAGGGGTGGACAGGGTTCTGGGATCATCTACGACTCGTCCGGTCATATTCTGACCAACGCCCACGTTCTGGGCGATGCTGAGACGGTGAGAGTGCAGTTTGCCGACGGCACCCGAGCTGAGGGCGTCGTCGTGGGAACCGCCCCGGCGATCGATGTCGGCCTGATACGGGTTGACACGGAAATGGCACTGACGCCGGCAGTCTTTGCCGATCGCACCACCGTCGAAGTGGGACAATTGGCGGTGGCTGTGGGCAGTCCGTTCGGGTTGCAGCAGTCGGTGACCTCGGGGATTGTCAGCGCGGTGGGCCGGGCCATCAGAGAGGGGACCGGTGACGGTGCCTTCGTCGAGATGATCCAGACCGATGCCCCCATCAACCCCGGCAACTCAGGTGGCGCTCTGGCCAATCGAGCCGGACAGGTCATCGGAGTGAACACTCTTATTCGAACGGGTGGTTCGTTCGGCAACATTGGTTTGGGGTTCGCCATCCCCTCCGACATCGCCCTCAATATCGTCCAGCGCATCCTGAACGGTGAGAGCACCGAACTGGGGTATCTGGGCGTCTACGGGACTGATCCCGAGATAGGCCACCCCGGAGCCCTTGTGGTGGAAGTGGAGCCGGATACTCCCGCCGAGCGAGCCGGGATGATGGAGGGGGATTTGATCATTCTGATCGACAATGAGGTGGTTTCGACGTTCACTGAGCTAGCCGCCAAGGTTCAGTTCCGCGTTCCGGGAACGGAAGTGGAATTGGAGGTGGTCCGCGACGACGAGCACATCACGCTTACCGTGGTCATCGGCTCTCGGCCATCTGTCGAAGATCCCGAAGACGAAGAATAG
- a CDS encoding RsmD family RNA methyltransferase, with translation MTLRIIAGEARGRRLSTPEGIEVRPTTSRVREAVFNSLHSQGCLEGANVLDLFAGSGALGLEAVSRGAASATFVESAPAALAALKANIDITGFNDRCRVVPGDVMRELAGLGYGFDVALCDPPYGFDAWPELVSQLPSDTVVAESDQAVELGAHWDVVKQRRYAGTVVVIATRR, from the coding sequence ATGACGCTTCGGATCATCGCCGGGGAGGCCCGGGGGCGGCGGTTGAGCACCCCCGAGGGCATCGAAGTGCGGCCCACCACCAGCAGGGTTCGGGAGGCGGTCTTCAACTCGCTGCACAGCCAGGGCTGTCTGGAAGGCGCCAACGTGCTGGACCTGTTTGCCGGCTCCGGGGCGCTAGGGCTGGAGGCCGTGTCCCGAGGAGCAGCCTCGGCCACGTTCGTGGAGTCGGCTCCGGCTGCGCTGGCCGCGCTGAAGGCCAACATCGATATCACCGGGTTCAACGACCGCTGCCGGGTGGTGCCCGGCGATGTCATGAGAGAGCTTGCCGGGCTGGGCTATGGCTTCGACGTGGCTCTGTGCGATCCCCCCTATGGGTTCGATGCCTGGCCTGAATTGGTGTCCCAGCTCCCCTCGGACACAGTGGTGGCTGAGTCCGATCAGGCAGTGGAGCTCGGAGCCCACTGGGATGTCGTAAAACAGCGGCGCTACGCGGGTACCGTTGTGGTGATTGCCACCCGGCGATAG
- the plsX gene encoding phosphate acyltransferase PlsX — protein MTSLPVAVDAMGGDDAPQSVLAGVQIAAERGIPILLVGQPEQLTGSGDFEVIPASQVIAMGAEGASSVRKMKDSSVVRAAEAVRDGRAAAMVSAGNTGAAMAASLLRMGRIRGVSRPAIATPILVPGRAWPNVLLDSGANTECSAGWLVQFAQMGAVYCRDRWGVEVPRIGLLSNGEEAGKGSPLVKEAFDLLGDRDWQDRTGAVFAGNVEGRDLLEDLVDVIVTDGFTGNVALKTAEGVAKQLIGALLGALDSSDEARQGAKLLAPALGPLYEEFSPDSVGGAILLGVSGVSIISHGASSPRALANAIQVAHELAERDTVGSLHRVLSPE, from the coding sequence TTGACTTCGCTTCCCGTTGCCGTGGACGCAATGGGGGGTGACGATGCCCCTCAGTCGGTGTTGGCCGGTGTCCAAATCGCCGCTGAGCGGGGCATTCCCATACTGCTGGTGGGACAACCCGAGCAGCTGACTGGGTCTGGGGACTTCGAGGTAATCCCTGCATCGCAGGTAATCGCCATGGGGGCCGAGGGAGCTTCCAGCGTCCGCAAGATGAAGGACTCTTCGGTCGTTCGGGCCGCCGAGGCGGTGCGCGACGGGCGGGCCGCGGCCATGGTCAGCGCCGGTAATACCGGAGCGGCAATGGCCGCATCTCTGCTGAGAATGGGCCGGATCCGGGGGGTGTCCCGGCCTGCTATTGCCACTCCGATTCTCGTTCCGGGCCGGGCCTGGCCCAATGTGCTGCTGGACTCAGGGGCCAACACCGAGTGCAGCGCCGGGTGGTTGGTGCAGTTCGCCCAGATGGGAGCGGTTTACTGCCGCGACCGGTGGGGGGTCGAAGTGCCCAGGATCGGTCTCTTGTCCAATGGCGAGGAGGCTGGCAAGGGATCGCCCCTGGTCAAGGAGGCTTTCGATCTGTTGGGGGACCGGGACTGGCAGGATCGGACAGGAGCGGTGTTCGCTGGCAATGTCGAGGGGCGAGACCTGTTGGAAGACCTCGTGGACGTGATCGTGACCGACGGCTTTACCGGGAATGTGGCCCTCAAGACCGCCGAGGGGGTAGCCAAGCAGTTGATCGGCGCACTGCTGGGCGCCCTCGACTCCTCTGATGAGGCCCGTCAGGGGGCCAAGCTGCTGGCCCCGGCGCTTGGACCGCTTTATGAGGAGTTCAGCCCCGACTCAGTGGGCGGCGCCATCCTGCTCGGGGTGAGCGGTGTGAGCATTATCAGTCACGGGGCCTCGTCACCGAGGGCGTTGGCCAACGCCATACAGGTGGCTCATGAGCTGGCCGAACGCGACACCGTGGGCTCCTTGCACCGAGTCCTGTCACCTGAATAG
- the coaD gene encoding pantetheine-phosphate adenylyltransferase, which translates to MTRVLFPGSFDPIHNGHMEIVETAARLFEEVIVAAVHNPQKTPLFKLDERQAMLEECFAHLPNVRTTKFASLVVDLAKREGVDFIVKGLRAVSDFENELQMAQMNQAVSGVHTLFIPSASKHSFLASKLIRELARFGQQIDSMVPPPVAERLIERYPDD; encoded by the coding sequence GTGACGCGTGTCCTGTTCCCCGGATCGTTTGATCCCATACACAACGGTCATATGGAGATCGTGGAGACCGCGGCGCGCCTGTTCGAAGAGGTGATCGTGGCCGCGGTACACAACCCTCAGAAGACCCCTTTGTTCAAGCTGGACGAGCGTCAGGCGATGCTGGAGGAGTGCTTTGCCCACCTGCCCAATGTGCGGACCACGAAGTTCGCCAGCCTGGTGGTGGACCTGGCCAAAAGGGAGGGCGTTGACTTCATCGTAAAGGGCCTCAGGGCGGTATCGGATTTCGAGAACGAGCTTCAGATGGCCCAGATGAACCAAGCCGTCTCCGGAGTCCACACGCTCTTCATCCCCTCAGCCAGCAAGCACTCGTTTCTGGCTTCCAAGCTGATACGCGAGCTCGCCCGCTTCGGCCAGCAGATTGACTCCATGGTCCCCCCGCCGGTGGCCGAACGACTGATCGAGAGGTACCCAGATGACTGA
- the rpmF gene encoding 50S ribosomal protein L32: protein MAVPKKKTSKAKGRSRRAAAWRVSAPAQSTCPRCGAVKRPHRVCKVCGWYAGREAVEVA from the coding sequence ATGGCTGTACCCAAGAAGAAGACATCCAAAGCCAAGGGCCGCAGCCGCCGGGCCGCGGCCTGGCGAGTGTCCGCGCCAGCTCAGAGCACATGCCCCCGCTGCGGAGCGGTCAAACGGCCGCACCGAGTGTGCAAGGTGTGCGGCTGGTACGCCGGGCGTGAAGCGGTTGAAGTGGCCTGA
- the smc gene encoding chromosome segregation protein SMC, with the protein MFLKALTLKGFKSFADSTTLVFEPGVTVIVGPNGSGKSNVVDAVAWALGAQAPTTVRSAKMDDVIFAGTTSRAGLGRAEVSLSIDNTSRLLPIEFEEVTITRTLFRSGDSTYAINGVPCRLLDIQELLSDSGVGRQQHVIVSQHQIEGVLSARPEDRRAVIEEAAGVLKYRRRKEKSERRLAASEANLTRLSDVVREIRRQLRPLERQAEAARRHGDLVAELSGLRRYLAGQEIDQLRRRVRQLTQDQAADRREMQQLSVQAEALDRDLAAAEAQLSAADGQDISDALMRFEGITERLRGLEALLSERRLRLQRDRNAGMDEDVVATLEAESNRLGRELLEVEDSAAALEPAATAVAGAEGELEQLRLSFDERWGDQGVPDPESDVPRIKGEIRILEASIDRDQVESDRLGQNLEALEERRQELVEELDRCWAEAKDAEIARQAREQEQDRAEKAVREARAAREQQKSALGEAVGELQAWEARREALSLALDEARDQSGAQRLVGIEGVLGTLVELVEVDRGWEAAFEAAAGEAIAAVIATDTEVAMRAIATLEADSVSGAVLALGGSVPEAEIPGVGDPLRPRVRSSVAGVDQLLDALVGLVGVVESSDQAAEAAIADPAAVVVTRRGDRFSSTGWRVGVRRSGATRGLLEEAIEASAGAQEAVNAAEQQLAVADKRLDEAGQEEARTREAARGHLEARDAVQARANAVERELRDAEVGIGALGPRCSELDARIDEDRRRLGDLHQELPQHQAKEVEQRARAESLNRDRDELAQKSQAVGSLRSDFRVRAAGVEERRRILTAQRDEVERRLSQMTQARAEAASRREAVDQRLAIVDQMMDLVVERFQEASRQLEELRQRRAEESEAARIAAQRLESLRSQRAQAEAQLGQCRERDRSAEIELAEAGIRLEAATDRCRRELDCEPAEAVATQCPPAEPGVAPADRVRALEQELRIMGPVNPLALEEYEALSERYEFTQAQIDDIRQSRRELRKVIRKIDEEIVSVFSSAYADVARNFADLFQTLFPGGEGQLRLTQPDALLDTGVEIEARPSGKNIRRLSLLSGGERSLTALAFLFAVFRSRPSPFYVMDEVEAALDDVNLHRFLQLVDEFRADAQLLIVSHQKRTMEAADCLYGVSMKPGGSSKVLSERVVVASEPKVLVEQG; encoded by the coding sequence GTGTTCTTGAAGGCGTTGACGCTCAAGGGGTTCAAATCCTTCGCCGATTCCACCACGCTGGTATTCGAGCCCGGTGTGACGGTGATCGTGGGGCCGAACGGCAGCGGCAAATCCAATGTGGTTGACGCGGTGGCTTGGGCACTGGGGGCTCAAGCCCCGACAACGGTGCGCTCGGCCAAGATGGACGACGTCATCTTCGCCGGGACCACCTCCCGGGCGGGCTTGGGCCGAGCAGAGGTGTCGCTGAGCATCGACAACACGTCTCGTCTCCTGCCCATCGAATTCGAAGAGGTGACCATTACCCGCACGCTGTTTCGCAGCGGAGACAGCACTTACGCCATCAACGGGGTGCCCTGTCGCCTGCTTGACATCCAAGAACTGCTGAGCGACTCTGGCGTGGGCCGCCAACAGCATGTGATCGTCTCCCAGCACCAGATTGAGGGCGTCCTGAGCGCCCGACCCGAAGACCGACGGGCGGTTATCGAAGAGGCCGCCGGCGTTTTGAAGTATCGCCGCCGCAAGGAGAAGTCAGAGCGGAGGCTGGCCGCATCCGAGGCCAACCTCACCCGTCTGTCCGACGTGGTTCGGGAGATCCGGCGCCAGCTTCGACCGCTGGAGCGACAAGCCGAGGCCGCTCGGCGCCATGGCGACTTGGTGGCGGAACTGAGTGGTCTTCGCCGCTATCTTGCTGGTCAGGAGATTGATCAGCTGCGCCGACGGGTTCGCCAGCTGACGCAGGATCAGGCCGCGGATCGCCGCGAGATGCAGCAGCTTTCAGTGCAGGCGGAGGCCTTGGATCGGGATCTGGCCGCTGCCGAGGCCCAACTCTCGGCCGCCGACGGACAAGACATCAGCGATGCGCTGATGCGATTCGAGGGGATCACCGAGCGCTTGCGGGGACTGGAGGCCTTGTTGTCGGAGCGTCGTCTTCGCTTGCAGCGCGATCGCAACGCCGGAATGGACGAGGACGTGGTGGCCACGCTGGAGGCCGAATCGAATCGCCTCGGCAGAGAACTGCTCGAGGTAGAAGATTCGGCGGCAGCCCTGGAGCCCGCGGCGACAGCCGTAGCCGGTGCTGAAGGTGAGTTGGAGCAGCTCCGCCTGTCGTTCGACGAGCGATGGGGCGATCAGGGCGTTCCGGATCCGGAGTCGGATGTTCCCCGGATCAAGGGCGAGATAAGGATCTTGGAGGCGTCGATTGATCGGGACCAGGTCGAGTCGGATCGCCTGGGCCAGAATCTGGAGGCCTTGGAGGAGCGCCGACAAGAACTGGTCGAAGAGTTGGACCGATGTTGGGCTGAGGCCAAGGACGCGGAGATCGCTCGACAGGCGCGGGAGCAGGAGCAAGATCGGGCAGAAAAGGCCGTCAGGGAGGCTCGCGCGGCCCGCGAGCAGCAGAAGTCCGCTCTCGGGGAGGCGGTCGGAGAACTTCAAGCTTGGGAGGCCCGTCGGGAGGCCCTCTCCCTGGCTCTGGATGAAGCACGCGATCAATCCGGAGCCCAGCGCCTGGTTGGTATCGAAGGCGTGCTGGGCACCTTGGTCGAGTTGGTGGAAGTGGACCGGGGATGGGAGGCCGCCTTTGAAGCCGCGGCTGGCGAGGCAATCGCTGCGGTAATCGCCACCGACACTGAAGTTGCCATGAGAGCAATCGCCACCCTGGAGGCCGACAGTGTGAGCGGTGCGGTCTTGGCTCTGGGCGGATCAGTCCCCGAGGCGGAGATTCCGGGCGTCGGCGATCCGTTGCGCCCCCGTGTGCGCTCGTCGGTGGCCGGGGTGGACCAGTTGTTGGACGCCTTGGTCGGATTAGTCGGGGTAGTCGAAAGCAGCGACCAGGCGGCCGAGGCGGCGATCGCCGATCCTGCCGCAGTGGTGGTTACCCGCCGGGGCGACCGGTTCTCCTCTACCGGGTGGCGAGTGGGTGTTCGCCGTTCTGGGGCCACCAGGGGACTGCTCGAGGAGGCCATTGAGGCGTCGGCCGGGGCACAGGAGGCGGTCAACGCCGCTGAACAGCAGTTGGCTGTGGCCGATAAACGGTTGGATGAGGCAGGGCAAGAAGAAGCCCGGACCCGTGAGGCGGCCCGCGGCCATCTCGAAGCCCGAGATGCGGTTCAGGCTCGGGCCAATGCGGTAGAGCGAGAGCTTCGCGACGCGGAGGTGGGAATTGGGGCTCTCGGCCCTCGGTGCTCAGAGCTGGATGCCAGGATTGACGAGGATCGCCGTCGGCTGGGCGATCTCCACCAGGAGTTGCCCCAACATCAGGCTAAAGAGGTCGAGCAGCGAGCCCGTGCCGAGAGCTTGAACCGAGACCGCGATGAGCTGGCCCAGAAGTCCCAGGCGGTTGGCAGCCTCCGCTCCGACTTTCGGGTGAGGGCGGCCGGGGTAGAAGAGCGACGCCGGATCCTGACTGCGCAGCGAGACGAAGTCGAGCGACGATTGAGCCAGATGACCCAGGCCCGGGCCGAAGCCGCCTCTCGTCGAGAGGCTGTCGACCAGCGTCTCGCCATCGTCGACCAGATGATGGACTTGGTGGTTGAGCGTTTCCAGGAGGCCAGCCGTCAGCTTGAAGAGCTACGGCAGCGGCGGGCCGAGGAATCTGAGGCGGCTCGGATCGCTGCCCAACGGCTCGAGAGCTTGCGCAGCCAGAGGGCACAGGCCGAAGCGCAGTTGGGTCAGTGCAGGGAGAGAGACCGCAGCGCGGAGATCGAGTTGGCCGAAGCAGGGATCAGGCTGGAAGCAGCCACAGATCGGTGTCGCCGCGAACTGGACTGCGAGCCCGCCGAGGCAGTGGCCACCCAATGCCCTCCTGCGGAACCAGGCGTCGCCCCCGCCGACCGAGTCAGGGCTTTGGAGCAAGAACTACGCATCATGGGACCGGTCAATCCGCTGGCGTTGGAGGAGTATGAGGCGCTCTCGGAGCGATATGAGTTCACCCAGGCCCAGATCGACGACATCCGCCAGAGTCGCCGGGAGCTTCGCAAGGTGATTCGCAAGATCGACGAGGAGATCGTCAGCGTGTTCTCGTCGGCCTATGCCGACGTGGCCCGCAATTTCGCTGATCTGTTCCAGACGCTCTTTCCCGGCGGCGAGGGCCAGTTGCGGCTCACTCAGCCTGATGCGCTGCTGGACACCGGGGTGGAGATCGAGGCCCGCCCATCAGGCAAGAACATCAGGCGTCTGAGCCTGCTCTCGGGCGGGGAGCGCTCGCTTACCGCGCTGGCCTTCTTGTTTGCCGTGTTCCGCAGTCGTCCTTCGCCGTTCTATGTCATGGACGAGGTGGAGGCGGCCCTTGACGACGTCAACCTGCACCGCTTCCTCCAGCTTGTCGACGAATTCCGGGCCGACGCCCAGCTACTCATCGTGAGCCACCAGAAGCGCACCATGGAGGCGGCCGACTGCCTGTACGGAGTGTCCATGAAACCGGGAGGAAGCTCGAAAGTGCTTTCCGAAAGAGTGGTGGTAGCCTCTGAACCGAAGGTTTTGGTCGAGCAAGGCTGA
- a CDS encoding DUF177 domain-containing protein encodes MSSQLRVPVAELLRRPGSHRELSIHVDVDGWATSDAAVRGPVDIQLQLESVVSGLEVTGSLEAGWQGSCRRCLEPIEQTVQQELREMFSTAPDDEETYPIQDGEVDLTPMVRDCVVLALPIAPLCSEDCVGPAPDDYPMNQPEPSPEDRPKDPRWAALDALRTGK; translated from the coding sequence ATGTCGAGCCAGCTGAGAGTACCGGTTGCGGAACTGCTGCGCCGTCCCGGTTCGCACCGCGAGCTCTCGATCCACGTAGATGTCGACGGCTGGGCAACCTCGGATGCCGCGGTTCGCGGTCCGGTTGACATCCAACTCCAACTGGAGTCGGTGGTCAGCGGACTGGAGGTGACCGGCTCACTGGAAGCGGGATGGCAAGGATCGTGCCGGCGGTGTTTGGAGCCCATTGAGCAGACGGTGCAGCAGGAATTGCGGGAGATGTTCAGCACCGCCCCAGATGATGAGGAGACTTATCCGATTCAAGACGGCGAAGTAGACCTGACCCCCATGGTTCGCGACTGCGTTGTCCTCGCCCTGCCCATCGCACCGCTCTGCTCCGAGGATTGTGTCGGGCCGGCGCCCGATGACTACCCCATGAACCAGCCTGAGCCCTCACCCGAAGACCGTCCCAAAGACCCTCGCTGGGCTGCGTTAGACGCGCTGCGCACCGGCAAGTAG
- a CDS encoding phosphopantetheine-binding protein has protein sequence MPSETHVEQSPLDRDGVLSLVTECLADILEISPDRISEGQAFADDLDADSLALIELVETLEEELSERTVGFSIDDEDLEDLKTVRDAVDYVHGRLSRSS, from the coding sequence GTGCCATCCGAAACCCATGTCGAACAGAGTCCGCTGGATCGCGACGGGGTCTTGAGCCTCGTCACCGAGTGTTTGGCCGACATTTTGGAGATCTCTCCCGACCGGATAAGCGAGGGCCAGGCCTTTGCCGACGATCTTGATGCCGACTCACTCGCCCTCATTGAGTTGGTTGAGACTCTGGAAGAGGAATTGAGCGAGAGGACGGTCGGATTCAGCATCGACGATGAAGATCTGGAGGATCTCAAGACGGTGCGAGACGCCGTCGACTATGTCCACGGCCGTCTGAGCCGAAGCTCCTGA
- a CDS encoding GNAT family N-acetyltransferase — MLEIVRMGMERRDRIAEIWADAFEQDPLMKWVFPDDASRLECLTRWWGFCLDHLPSGSELHGTRADGCVAYWQPPKDQDGQTTGSDEADPGESEGQRAFIAMMTELVGDLAPSRMEALGKMQRARLDEPHWYLAVLGTSSQQQSKGLGSKVLAPMLDRCDRIGALAYLESSNPANVGFYRRHGFEPYDEFTLGDGVLITPMAREPRPPE; from the coding sequence GTGTTGGAGATCGTGCGAATGGGTATGGAACGACGGGACCGAATCGCCGAAATCTGGGCCGACGCCTTTGAGCAGGATCCGCTGATGAAGTGGGTGTTTCCCGACGATGCCTCCCGGCTGGAGTGCTTGACCCGCTGGTGGGGCTTCTGTCTCGACCATCTACCCTCCGGCTCTGAGCTGCACGGAACCCGGGCCGACGGATGCGTGGCCTACTGGCAACCCCCCAAAGACCAGGACGGCCAGACAACGGGAAGCGACGAGGCTGATCCAGGCGAGTCTGAGGGCCAAAGGGCCTTCATCGCCATGATGACCGAGCTGGTAGGGGATCTGGCCCCATCCCGAATGGAGGCTTTGGGAAAGATGCAACGGGCCCGGTTGGACGAGCCCCACTGGTATTTGGCGGTGTTGGGCACGTCATCGCAACAGCAGAGCAAGGGTCTGGGAAGCAAGGTACTGGCGCCCATGCTTGATCGCTGTGACCGGATCGGCGCCCTGGCCTATCTGGAGTCGAGCAACCCGGCCAACGTGGGCTTCTATCGACGCCACGGTTTTGAGCCCTACGACGAGTTCACGCTGGGCGACGGGGTGCTGATCACCCCGATGGCCCGAGAACCCCGCCCTCCCGAATAG